Proteins from a single region of Pogoniulus pusillus isolate bPogPus1 chromosome 23, bPogPus1.pri, whole genome shotgun sequence:
- the ZBTB47 gene encoding zinc finger and BTB domain-containing protein 47 encodes MLIVEKTTDYPSAEYSLVEDVALHFTCLMDRLNEQRLFQPDLCDVDIVLVQHKSIFPAHKGVLAAYSQFFHSLFTQNKQLQRVELSLEALTSQGLQQILNFIYTSKLLVNSCNVQDVLNAAAVLQMNNIASSCQDLLDTRSLSLATEMALPAESCAGPPPYYCEIKQEVDATHPKIYAREGNDPYSVRVEDGAGGGTLPPGPAKQYYKEEKDGGPGAVCKIEGEESEEDLDSQGSYNREQIIVEVNLNNQTLNVSKGMEGKAAASEAAVMGRPDGDGRDTEEDGEEENEEGEDDEEEEEDAEVGEEEEEEHSEEEDLEETTEEEDDDDDDEDMSEVKREKGGQPRRGTRASKATKPTMATRSQELAKVEEEEEEEEEGQRGRKRKKEQDGLGQKVKLEEKQHYPCKKCPRVFNNRWYLEKHMNVTHSRMQICDKCGKRFLLESELLLHHQTDCEKNIQCVTCGKGFKKLWSLHEHNKIVHGYAEKKFSCEICEKKFYTMAHVRKHMVAHTKDMPFTCETCGKSFKRSMSLKVHSLQHSGEKPFKCENCNERFQYKYQLRSHMSIHIGHKQFMCQWCGKDFNMKQYFDEHMKTHTGEKPYICEICGKSFTSRPNMKRHRRTHTGEKPYPCDVCGQRFRFSNMLKAHKEKCFRVSNPLALDTATSQPAASPAPLPPGPGVSPLPLPLLHPLPQTLPPPPHLPPPPPLFPAGRINSNNN; translated from the exons ctgatAGTCGAAAAGACGACTGACTACCCTTCGGCTGAGTACTCCCTGGTGGAGGATGTAGCCCTCCACTTCACGTGTTTGATGGACAGACTGAATGAGCAGCGCCTCTTTCAGCCGGACCTGTGCGACGTGGACATCGTGCTGGTGCAACACAAGAGCATCTTCCCGGCGCACAAAGGGGTTCTGGCAGCCTACAGCCAGTTCTTCCACTCCCTCTTCACCCAAAACAAGCAGCTGCAGCGCGTGGAGCTCTCTCTGGAGGCCCTCACCTCGCAGggcctccagcagatcctcaaCTTCATCtacacctccaagctcctcgTCAACTCCTGCAATGTGCAGGACGTGCTGAACGCGGCCGCGGTGCTGCAGATGAACAACAttgcctcctcctgccaggaCCTGCTTGACACCCGCTCGCTCAGCCTGGCCACCGAGATGGCCCTGcctgctgagagctgtgctgggccccCACCCTACTACTGCGAGATCAAGCAGGAGGTGGATGCCACTCACCCCAAGATCTATGCTCGGGAGGGCAATGACCCCTACTCGGTGCGGGTGGAGGATGGAGCAGGTGGTGGGACGCTCCCCCCTGGTCCAGCTAAGCAGTACTACAAGGAGGAGAAAGACGGTGGTCCAGGTGCTGTCTGTAAGATAGAAGGTGAAGAGTCTGAGGAGGACTTGGACAGCCAGGGCTCGTACAACCGGGAGCAGATCATAGTGGAGGTGAACCTCAACAACCAGACCCTCAATGTCTCCAAGGGCATGGAGGGGAAGGCAGCGGCCAGTGAGGCGGCTGTGATGGGAAGGCCTGATGGTGATGGGCGTGACACAGAGGAggatggggaagaggagaatgaggaaggagaggacgacgaggaagaggaggaggatgcagaggtgggcgaagaggaagaggaggagcacaGCGAGGAAGAAGACCTGGAGGAGAcgacagaagaagaggatgatgatgatgacgatGAAGACATGTCAGaagtgaaaagggaaaagggtgGACAGCCTCGCAGAGGCACTCGGGCATCCAAAGCCACCAAGCCTACCATGGCAACCAGGTCCCAGGAGCTAGCCAAggtagaagaggaggaggaggaggaagaggaaggccagcgagggaggaagaggaaaaaagaacaggATGGTTTGGGCCAGAAGgtgaagctggaggagaagcagcactaCCCGTGCAAGAAGTGCCCGCGGGTCTTCAACAACCGCTGGTACCTGGAGAAGCACATGAACGTGACCCACAGCCGCATGCAGATCTGCGACAAGTGCGGCAAGCGCTTCCTGCTGGAGagcgagctgctgctgcaccaccaGACCGACTGCGAGAAGAACATCCAG TGCGTGACATGTGGGAAGGGGTTCAAGAAGCTCTGGTCCCTCCATGAACACAACAAGATTGTCCATGGCTATGCTGAGAAGAAGTTCTCCTGTGAGATCTGCGAGAAGAAGTTCTACACCATGGCCCATGTGCGCAAACACATGGTTG CTCACACCAAGGACATGCCGTTCACCTGCGAGACCTGTGGGAAGTCCTTCAAGCGCAGCATGTCCCTCAAGGTCCATTCCCTCCAGCACTCTGGGGAAAAGCCTTTTAAATGCGAG aACTGCAACGAGCGCTTCCAGTACAAGTACCAGCTGCGCTCCCACATGAGCATTCACATCGGCCACAAGCAGTTCATGTGCCAGTGGTGTGGCAAGGACTTCAACATGAAGCAGTACTTTGATGAGCACATGAAGACACacacag GAGAGAAGCCCTACATCTGCGAGATCTGCGGGAAGAGCTTCACCAGCCGCCCCAACATGAAGCGGCACCGCCGGAcccacaccggggagaagccctACCCCTGCGACGTCTGCGGCCAGCGCTTCCGCTTCTCCAACATGCTCAAGGCCCACAAGGAGAAGTGTTTCCGCGTCAGCAACCCCCTGGCTTTGGACACGGCCACCTCCCAGCCCGCTGCCAGCCCGGCCCCGCTGCCCCCTGGGCCCGGCGTCTCCCCGCTGCCCCTGCCGCTGCTTCATCCCCTTCCACAgaccctccctcctcctcctcacctaccaccacctcctcccctgTTTCCAGCGGGGaggataaattcaaacaacaacTAG